One genomic region from Thermoleptolyngbya sichuanensis A183 encodes:
- the menD gene encoding 2-succinyl-5-enolpyruvyl-6-hydroxy-3-cyclohexene-1-carboxylic-acid synthase encodes MDFRNLNTLWASVLTETLVRLGLRVAVVCPGSRSAPLAIALAQQSGLEAIPALDERSAAFFALGLAKQTGRPVALVCTSGTAGANFYPAVIEARESRVPLLVLTADRPPELRDCNAGQTVDQQKLFGSFVNWYHEVATPTAEFSQLAYLRQTVIHAWERTQRPVAGVVHLNLPFRDPLAPVPQPAVLALRESLDEARFFANVGWDDGTPEPWRSPDWGRSLSSIPSRGIIIAGIAQFPNAAAARAHCRAIAQLSSCLGFPVLAEGLSPLRNYARLNPYLVSSYDTLLRDPDLATELAPEGVLRIGEMPTSKELRSWLERTQPQQWVVDGGDRNLDPLHLRTVHLRCAVQHLVQHLAASLPSPPAPPTDYLKRWLQAETDCWQQQRHTLRSLDSLIEAKTAWVLSQCLPPETPLIIANSTAVRYVEWFWEPGDRAIQPFCNRGANGIDGTLSTALGIAHGNQPSVLLTGDLALLHDTNGFLLRPRLRGHLTIVLINNRGGGIFENLPIAQFEPPFEEFFATPQPVEFAPLCATYGIAHELVHTWEQLAQALKVLPSEGIRVLELQCDRKLNARWLAQRTPR; translated from the coding sequence GCGGTGGTGTGTCCGGGGTCGCGGTCGGCTCCGCTGGCGATCGCCCTTGCTCAGCAGTCGGGTCTGGAGGCGATTCCGGCGCTAGACGAGCGATCGGCTGCCTTTTTTGCCCTGGGCCTGGCAAAGCAAACCGGACGACCGGTGGCCCTGGTCTGCACGTCGGGCACGGCGGGCGCAAACTTTTATCCAGCGGTGATCGAAGCCCGCGAAAGCCGCGTGCCGCTGCTGGTGTTGACGGCAGATCGTCCGCCGGAACTGCGCGACTGCAACGCGGGACAGACGGTTGATCAGCAAAAGCTTTTCGGCAGCTTTGTGAACTGGTATCACGAAGTCGCCACACCCACGGCGGAGTTTTCCCAACTGGCCTACCTGCGCCAAACTGTGATTCACGCGTGGGAGCGTACCCAGCGACCTGTTGCAGGGGTGGTGCATCTCAATCTGCCTTTCCGCGACCCGCTGGCCCCCGTGCCCCAGCCAGCGGTATTGGCGCTCAGGGAATCCCTAGATGAAGCCCGTTTCTTTGCCAATGTCGGCTGGGATGACGGAACGCCGGAGCCGTGGCGTAGCCCAGACTGGGGGCGATCGCTCTCTTCTATTCCCTCTCGCGGCATTATCATCGCAGGCATTGCCCAATTTCCCAATGCGGCTGCGGCCCGGGCCCACTGTCGGGCGATCGCCCAGCTTTCCTCCTGTCTGGGGTTTCCGGTGCTGGCGGAGGGGCTGTCGCCGCTGCGAAACTATGCCCGCCTCAACCCGTATCTGGTATCGAGCTATGACACGCTGCTGCGCGATCCTGACTTGGCGACGGAGCTGGCGCCGGAGGGGGTGCTTCGGATTGGCGAGATGCCCACCAGCAAGGAGTTGCGAAGCTGGCTGGAGCGCACTCAGCCGCAGCAGTGGGTGGTAGACGGGGGCGATCGCAATCTTGATCCGCTGCACCTGCGGACGGTTCATCTGCGCTGCGCTGTTCAGCACCTCGTTCAACACCTGGCCGCGTCGCTGCCCAGCCCCCCCGCGCCGCCGACGGATTACCTGAAGCGCTGGTTGCAGGCAGAGACGGACTGCTGGCAGCAGCAGCGGCACACCCTGCGATCGCTCGACTCGCTGATCGAAGCCAAGACCGCCTGGGTACTGTCGCAATGCTTGCCGCCGGAAACGCCGCTGATCATCGCCAACAGCACGGCCGTTCGCTATGTAGAATGGTTTTGGGAACCGGGCGATCGCGCCATTCAGCCCTTCTGCAATCGCGGCGCAAACGGCATCGACGGCACGCTTTCGACCGCTCTTGGCATCGCCCACGGCAACCAGCCCAGCGTTTTGCTAACGGGCGACTTGGCGCTGCTGCACGACACCAACGGTTTTTTGCTGCGGCCCCGCCTGCGGGGCCACCTCACCATCGTCCTGATCAACAATCGCGGCGGCGGCATTTTCGAGAACCTGCCCATCGCCCAGTTCGAGCCGCCATTCGAGGAATTTTTTGCCACACCGCAGCCCGTGGAATTTGCCCCACTCTGCGCCACCTATGGCATCGCCCACGAACTCGTCCACACCTGGGAGCAGCTTGCCCAGGCGCTAAAGGTGCTACCTAGCGAGGGGATACGGGTGCTGGAACTCCAGTGCGATCGCAAGCTCAATGCCCGCTGGCTGGCTCAGCGTACCCCGCGCTAG